One Hippoglossus stenolepis isolate QCI-W04-F060 chromosome 22, HSTE1.2, whole genome shotgun sequence DNA segment encodes these proteins:
- the LOC118101313 gene encoding proline-rich protein 5 isoform X2, which yields MEREGSLRRSLHSKLKLGSSSSSSLTDLSQAKTPAGGGGEKGGTAGGLAEECSKDKGTQQRRAGANATWNSIHNAVISVFQKKDLGENELYTLNEGVRQLLKTELGSFFTEYLQNQLLTKGMVILRDKIRFYEGQKLLDSLADTWDFFFCDVLSMLQAIFYPVQGKEPSVRQLALLHFRNIITLNLKLDEALARPKARVPPSIIQMLLILQGVHESKGVTDDYLRLESLIQKVVSPYLGTHGLYSRDGSYNPHCSSCLLEKRLQRSWSSKPGNSPAAKNPVVRSKSYNVTMLTPVVEYDADASIGGGAGIRRHSVSEMTSCVEESSSVAESTSNTNSNTSTPSLAKHSLASAELVSDTVTSSQDPQSRVTDSPTSLHLQPQYHSPGILPEPSPSKDTHSSGSLVWDSPSSSRALAHDTSSGPSPSSSPEILTDHIQESLESEPEQDGIFLDFSRRCSGGSTHSKDSGRQSVA from the exons ATGGAACGAGAGGGCTCATTGAggag GAGTCTCCACAGCAAACTGAAGTTGGGAAGCAGCTCGTCCTCCAGCCTGACGGACCTCTCGCAGGCGAAGACCCCAGCGGGGGGAGGTGGTGAGAAGGGAGGAACGGCCGGGGGGCTGGCAGAGGAGTGCAGCAAGGACAAGGGGACGCAGCAGAGGAGAGCCGGGGCCAACGCCACCTGGAACAG CATCCACAATGCAGTGATCTCAGTTTTCCAGAAGAAAGATCTGGGAGAGAATGAGCTCTACACTCTGAATGAAGGTGTCAG gCAGCTGCTGAAGACAGAGCTGGGCTCCTTCTTCACGGAGTACCTTCAGAACCAGCTGCTCACTAAAGGCATGGTCATACTGAGAGACAAGATTCGATTCTATGAAG GTCAGAAGTTGTTGGACTCTCTGGCTGACACGTGggacttcttcttctgtgatgTTCTGTCCATGCTGCAGGCCATCTTCTATCCtgtgcag ggAAAGGAACCATCAGTGCGTCAGTTGGCTCTGCTCCACTTCAGGAACATCATCACCCTAAACCTGAAACTGGACGAGGCTCTCGCTCGACCCAAAGCCAGAGTTCCTCCCTCTATCATACAGATGCTGCTAATactacag GGTGTCCATGAGTCTAAAGGTGTAACAGACGACTACCTGCGTCTGGAGTCCCTCATCCAGAAAGTGGTCTCTCCCTACCTCGGCACTCATGGCTTATATTCCAGAGATGGATCCTACAACCCACACTGCTCCTCCTGCCTATtag aAAAGCGTTTGCAGCGCTCCTGGTCCTCCAAACCAGGCAACTCCCCTGCTGCCAAAAACCCAGTGGTGCGGTCTAAGAGCTACAACGTGACCATGCTGACCCCCGTGGTAGAATATGATGCGGATGCCTCCATTGGAGGTGGCGCAGGTATCAGGCGACACTCCGTCTCTGAGATGACTTCCTGtgtggaggagagcagctccGTGGCCGAATCCACCTCCAACACCAACAGCAACACCAGCACACCCAGCCTCGCCAAACACTCCCTGGCTTCAGCAGAACTTGTTTCAG ATACTGTGACCTCCAGCCAGGACCCACAGTCCAGAGTCACTGACAGTCCCACGAGTCTTCACCTTCAGCCACAGTATCACTCCCCAGGCATCCTTCCTGAGCCCTCCCCGtctaaagacacacacagcagtggatCGCTGGTGTGGGACTCCCCCTCGTCCTCCAGAGCGCTCGCTCATGACACGAGCTCCGGCCCCAGTCCATCCTCCAGTCCAGAGATCCTGACGGACCACATCCAGGAGTCTTTGGAATCAGAGCCCGAGCAGGACGGCATCTTTCTTGACTTCTCCCGACGTTGTTCTGGAGGGTCGACGCACAGCAAGGACAGCGGCAGACAGAGTGTggcgtga
- the napepld gene encoding N-acyl-phosphatidylethanolamine-hydrolyzing phospholipase D isoform X1 gives METLLCGSLRVLQSSRCRKYSERLRRVRLLPSGCLQVLFISSNSRRVGASCAGLPMEKPSSSSKAALEERTDPVEEREVLRGAEGGDVGPPTPRKSSSSRSSRKSFRLDYRLEEDVTKSCQDKHGRWTNPWSTWRFPSCPLMLRFLLWDKDHSKVPTNKEALDSELPVMEPYFVQNPDLSDSGPGLRVTWLGHATVLVEMDGLNILTDPIFSQRASPIQLVGPKRYRGPPCTVEQLPRIDAVVISHSHYDHLDVGSVASLNARFGGELRWYERSVSGLISHSLQFISYVSDTPVCCRFVPLGLMDWMMKMGCENVIELDWWDENCVPGHDDVMFVCTPSQHWSKRSALDDNTTLWGSWSILGPEHRFFFAGDTGYCPSFQEIGRRFGPFDLAAIPIGAYMPRDVMKGQHIDPEEAVQIHQDLQAKHSVAIHWGTFTLTYEYYLEPPVRLRAALEQKGLHPKSFFTLHHGESRLITARGGEVFE, from the exons ATGGAAACGCTGCTGTGCGGCTCGCTGCGTGTGTTACAATCGAGTAGGTGTCGTAAATACTCCGAGAGACTGAGGAGAGTCCGTCTGCTTCCGTCCGGCTGCCTGCAGGTGTTGTTCATCAGCAGCAACAG CAGGCGTGTTGGTGCTAGCTGTGCTGGTTTGCCCATGGAGAAGCCATCATCTTCATCCAAAGCAGCGCTGGAGGAGAGAACCGACCCAGTGGAG GAGAGGGAAGTGCTGAGAGGTGCTGAGGGTGGAGATGTGGGTCCTCCGACCCCGAGGAAGAGCAGCTCCTCCCGATCCTCCCGCAAGAGCTTCCGCCTCGACTATCGGCTGGAG GAGGATGTGACAAAGTCCTGTCAAGACAAACATGGCCGCTGGACGAACCCCTGGTCCACATGGCGCTTCCCTTCCTGCCCGTTGATGCTCAGGTTCTTGTTGTGGGATAAAGATCACAGCAAAGTACCAACTAATAAAGAG gcTCTGGACAGTGAGCTCCCAGTGATGGAGCCGTACTTTGTCCAGAACCCAGACCTCTCCGACTCCGGTCCAGGTCTGAGAGTCACCTGGCTGGGTCACGCCACGGTCCTGGTCGAAATGGACGGACTGAACATCCTGACCGACCCCATCTTCAGCCAGAGGGCCTCGCCTATCCAGTTGGTGGGGCCCAAAAGGTACCGAGGGCCTCCCTGCACTGTGGAACAG CTGCCCAGGATCGATGCTGTTGTCATCAGCCACTCTCATTACGACCACCTGGATGTTGGATCTGTGGCCAGCCTCAACGCACGCTTCGGGGGGGAGCTACGCTGGTACGAGCGATCCGTCAGTGGGCTCATTTCTCACTCTCTTCAATTCATTTCTTATGTGTCTGACACTCCCGTGTGTTGCAGGTTCGTGCCCCTGGGTCTCATGGACTGGATGATGAAAATGGGCTGTGAGAACGTGATCGAGCTGGACTGGTGGGACGAGAACTGTGTCCCGGGTCACGACGACGTGATGTTCGTCTGCACGCCGTCTCAGCACTGGAGCAAACGCTCGGCTCTGGATGATAACACG aCGTTATGGGGCAGCTGGTCTATTTTGGGTCCGGAACATCGATTCTTCTTTGCTGGGGACACTGGCTACTGCCCCTCCTTCCAGGAGATTGGACGACGCTTTGGACCATTCGACCTCGCTGCCATCCCCATCGGAGCCTACATGCCCAG GGACGTGATGAAGGGGCAGCACATAGATCCAGAGGAGGCTGTTCAGATTCACCAGGACCTGCAGGCAAAACACTCTGTGGCCATTCACTGGGGAACTTTTACACTCACCTATGAG TACTACTTGGAGCCGCCGGTTCGTCTCAGAGCGGCACTGGAGCAGAAAGGACTGCATCCGAAATCCTTCTTCACGTTGCATCATGGGGAGTCTCGGCTTATTACGGCACGTGGAGGAGAAGTCTTTGAGTGA
- the yeats4 gene encoding YEATS domain-containing protein 4 isoform X1, which produces MTQMILFIKNQHIYSSSASLSGTLSVPHPYRTTKSVTLLTSGACWTVSSNQDCGFWCLNGRTIKSGVTLFVQKNSLEGSPGFRSLLCTMFKKMSEFGPDSGGRVKGVTIVKPIVFGNVARYFGKKREEDGHTHQWSVYVKPYRNEDMSAYVKKIQFKLHESYGNPLRVVTKPPYEITETGWGEFEIIIKIFFIDPNERAVTLYHLLKLFQSDSSAMPKKTVVSEFYDEMIFQDPTAMMQQLLTTSRQLTLGAYKHETEFSELEQKTKEKMDTAKKRTSQEIAELKDKLKASRENINHLKAEIRKLEEDGDHKDH; this is translated from the exons ATGACccaaatgattttatttattaaaaatcaaCACATTTATAGTAGTTCGGCGTCATTATCCGGAACCTTAAGTGTGCCACATCCCTATCGGACAACTAAAAGCGTTACTCTTCTGACTTCCGGCGCTTGTTGGACTGTCTCTTCGAATCAAGATTGTGGATTCTGGTGTTTAAATGGCAGAACTATTAAAAGCGGAGTCACGCTGTTTGTCCAGAAGAACTCTCTAGAGGGATCTCCAGGATTTAGGTCTCTTCTCTGTACTATGTTCAAAAAGATGAGTGAATTTGGTCCAGATTCCGGGGGGAGAGTGAAG GGAGTGACGATCGTGAAACCCATCGTGTTCGGGAACGTCGCCCGCTACTTcgggaagaagagggaggaggatggacaCACGCACCAGTGGTCTGTGTACGTGAAGCCCTACAGGAACGAG GATATGTCGGCGTACGTCAAGAAGATCCAGTTCAAGCTGCATGAGAGCTATGGTAACCCACTGAGAG TGGTGACGAAGCCTCCATATGAGATCACCGAGACGGGCTGGGGCGAGTTCGAGATCATCATCAAGATCTTCTTCATCGACCCCAACGAGAGAGCT gtGACTCTGTACCATCTATTGAAGCTGTTCCAGTCAGACTCCAGTGCCATGCCCAAGAAGACGGTTGTCTCTGAGTTTTATGATGAAATG ATCTTCCAGGATCCTACAGCCATGATGCAGCAGCTCCTGACCACATCAAGACAACTCACGCTGGGAGCATACAAGCACGAGACAGagt TCAGTGAGCTGGAGCAGAAGACCAAGGAGAAGATGGACACGGCGAAGAAACGAACCAGTCAGGAGATCGCAGAGCTGAAGGACAAACTAAAAGccagcagagaaaacatcaaCCACCTGAAGGCGGAGAtcaggaagctggaggaggacggagacCACAAGGACCACTGA
- the yeats4 gene encoding YEATS domain-containing protein 4 isoform X2 codes for MASSQSNNTSSHKMLGVTIVKPIVFGNVARYFGKKREEDGHTHQWSVYVKPYRNEDMSAYVKKIQFKLHESYGNPLRVVTKPPYEITETGWGEFEIIIKIFFIDPNERAVTLYHLLKLFQSDSSAMPKKTVVSEFYDEMIFQDPTAMMQQLLTTSRQLTLGAYKHETEFSELEQKTKEKMDTAKKRTSQEIAELKDKLKASRENINHLKAEIRKLEEDGDHKDH; via the exons atggcaTCAAGCCAGAGCAACAACACTTCCTCACACAAGATGTTG GGAGTGACGATCGTGAAACCCATCGTGTTCGGGAACGTCGCCCGCTACTTcgggaagaagagggaggaggatggacaCACGCACCAGTGGTCTGTGTACGTGAAGCCCTACAGGAACGAG GATATGTCGGCGTACGTCAAGAAGATCCAGTTCAAGCTGCATGAGAGCTATGGTAACCCACTGAGAG TGGTGACGAAGCCTCCATATGAGATCACCGAGACGGGCTGGGGCGAGTTCGAGATCATCATCAAGATCTTCTTCATCGACCCCAACGAGAGAGCT gtGACTCTGTACCATCTATTGAAGCTGTTCCAGTCAGACTCCAGTGCCATGCCCAAGAAGACGGTTGTCTCTGAGTTTTATGATGAAATG ATCTTCCAGGATCCTACAGCCATGATGCAGCAGCTCCTGACCACATCAAGACAACTCACGCTGGGAGCATACAAGCACGAGACAGagt TCAGTGAGCTGGAGCAGAAGACCAAGGAGAAGATGGACACGGCGAAGAAACGAACCAGTCAGGAGATCGCAGAGCTGAAGGACAAACTAAAAGccagcagagaaaacatcaaCCACCTGAAGGCGGAGAtcaggaagctggaggaggacggagacCACAAGGACCACTGA
- the LOC118101313 gene encoding proline-rich protein 5 isoform X1, with the protein MEWGYVVPFQLLESLHSKLKLGSSSSSSLTDLSQAKTPAGGGGEKGGTAGGLAEECSKDKGTQQRRAGANATWNSIHNAVISVFQKKDLGENELYTLNEGVRQLLKTELGSFFTEYLQNQLLTKGMVILRDKIRFYEGQKLLDSLADTWDFFFCDVLSMLQAIFYPVQGKEPSVRQLALLHFRNIITLNLKLDEALARPKARVPPSIIQMLLILQGVHESKGVTDDYLRLESLIQKVVSPYLGTHGLYSRDGSYNPHCSSCLLEKRLQRSWSSKPGNSPAAKNPVVRSKSYNVTMLTPVVEYDADASIGGGAGIRRHSVSEMTSCVEESSSVAESTSNTNSNTSTPSLAKHSLASAELVSDTVTSSQDPQSRVTDSPTSLHLQPQYHSPGILPEPSPSKDTHSSGSLVWDSPSSSRALAHDTSSGPSPSSSPEILTDHIQESLESEPEQDGIFLDFSRRCSGGSTHSKDSGRQSVA; encoded by the exons atggagtGGGGATATGTAGTACCTTTTCAGTTACTAGA GAGTCTCCACAGCAAACTGAAGTTGGGAAGCAGCTCGTCCTCCAGCCTGACGGACCTCTCGCAGGCGAAGACCCCAGCGGGGGGAGGTGGTGAGAAGGGAGGAACGGCCGGGGGGCTGGCAGAGGAGTGCAGCAAGGACAAGGGGACGCAGCAGAGGAGAGCCGGGGCCAACGCCACCTGGAACAG CATCCACAATGCAGTGATCTCAGTTTTCCAGAAGAAAGATCTGGGAGAGAATGAGCTCTACACTCTGAATGAAGGTGTCAG gCAGCTGCTGAAGACAGAGCTGGGCTCCTTCTTCACGGAGTACCTTCAGAACCAGCTGCTCACTAAAGGCATGGTCATACTGAGAGACAAGATTCGATTCTATGAAG GTCAGAAGTTGTTGGACTCTCTGGCTGACACGTGggacttcttcttctgtgatgTTCTGTCCATGCTGCAGGCCATCTTCTATCCtgtgcag ggAAAGGAACCATCAGTGCGTCAGTTGGCTCTGCTCCACTTCAGGAACATCATCACCCTAAACCTGAAACTGGACGAGGCTCTCGCTCGACCCAAAGCCAGAGTTCCTCCCTCTATCATACAGATGCTGCTAATactacag GGTGTCCATGAGTCTAAAGGTGTAACAGACGACTACCTGCGTCTGGAGTCCCTCATCCAGAAAGTGGTCTCTCCCTACCTCGGCACTCATGGCTTATATTCCAGAGATGGATCCTACAACCCACACTGCTCCTCCTGCCTATtag aAAAGCGTTTGCAGCGCTCCTGGTCCTCCAAACCAGGCAACTCCCCTGCTGCCAAAAACCCAGTGGTGCGGTCTAAGAGCTACAACGTGACCATGCTGACCCCCGTGGTAGAATATGATGCGGATGCCTCCATTGGAGGTGGCGCAGGTATCAGGCGACACTCCGTCTCTGAGATGACTTCCTGtgtggaggagagcagctccGTGGCCGAATCCACCTCCAACACCAACAGCAACACCAGCACACCCAGCCTCGCCAAACACTCCCTGGCTTCAGCAGAACTTGTTTCAG ATACTGTGACCTCCAGCCAGGACCCACAGTCCAGAGTCACTGACAGTCCCACGAGTCTTCACCTTCAGCCACAGTATCACTCCCCAGGCATCCTTCCTGAGCCCTCCCCGtctaaagacacacacagcagtggatCGCTGGTGTGGGACTCCCCCTCGTCCTCCAGAGCGCTCGCTCATGACACGAGCTCCGGCCCCAGTCCATCCTCCAGTCCAGAGATCCTGACGGACCACATCCAGGAGTCTTTGGAATCAGAGCCCGAGCAGGACGGCATCTTTCTTGACTTCTCCCGACGTTGTTCTGGAGGGTCGACGCACAGCAAGGACAGCGGCAGACAGAGTGTggcgtga
- the napepld gene encoding N-acyl-phosphatidylethanolamine-hydrolyzing phospholipase D isoform X3: METLLCGSLRVLQSSRCRKYSERLRRVRLLPSGCLQVLFISSNSRRVGASCAGLPMEKPSSSSKAALEERTDPVEEREVLRGAEGGDVGPPTPRKSSSSRSSRKSFRLDYRLEEDVTKSCQDKHGRWTNPWSTWRFPSCPLMLRFLLWDKDHSKVPTNKEALDSELPVMEPYFVQNPDLSDSGPGLRVTWLGHATVLVEMDGLNILTDPIFSQRASPIQLVGPKRYRGPPCTVEQLPRIDAVVISHSHYDHLDVGSVASLNARFGGELRWFVPLGLMDWMMKMGCENVIELDWWDENCVPGHDDVMFVCTPSQHWSKRSALDDNTTLWGSWSILGPEHRFFFAGDTGYCPSFQEIGRRFGPFDLAAIPIGAYMPRDVMKGQHIDPEEAVQIHQDLQAKHSVAIHWGTFTLTYEYYLEPPVRLRAALEQKGLHPKSFFTLHHGESRLITARGGEVFE, from the exons ATGGAAACGCTGCTGTGCGGCTCGCTGCGTGTGTTACAATCGAGTAGGTGTCGTAAATACTCCGAGAGACTGAGGAGAGTCCGTCTGCTTCCGTCCGGCTGCCTGCAGGTGTTGTTCATCAGCAGCAACAG CAGGCGTGTTGGTGCTAGCTGTGCTGGTTTGCCCATGGAGAAGCCATCATCTTCATCCAAAGCAGCGCTGGAGGAGAGAACCGACCCAGTGGAG GAGAGGGAAGTGCTGAGAGGTGCTGAGGGTGGAGATGTGGGTCCTCCGACCCCGAGGAAGAGCAGCTCCTCCCGATCCTCCCGCAAGAGCTTCCGCCTCGACTATCGGCTGGAG GAGGATGTGACAAAGTCCTGTCAAGACAAACATGGCCGCTGGACGAACCCCTGGTCCACATGGCGCTTCCCTTCCTGCCCGTTGATGCTCAGGTTCTTGTTGTGGGATAAAGATCACAGCAAAGTACCAACTAATAAAGAG gcTCTGGACAGTGAGCTCCCAGTGATGGAGCCGTACTTTGTCCAGAACCCAGACCTCTCCGACTCCGGTCCAGGTCTGAGAGTCACCTGGCTGGGTCACGCCACGGTCCTGGTCGAAATGGACGGACTGAACATCCTGACCGACCCCATCTTCAGCCAGAGGGCCTCGCCTATCCAGTTGGTGGGGCCCAAAAGGTACCGAGGGCCTCCCTGCACTGTGGAACAG CTGCCCAGGATCGATGCTGTTGTCATCAGCCACTCTCATTACGACCACCTGGATGTTGGATCTGTGGCCAGCCTCAACGCACGCTTCGGGGGGGAGCTACGCTG GTTCGTGCCCCTGGGTCTCATGGACTGGATGATGAAAATGGGCTGTGAGAACGTGATCGAGCTGGACTGGTGGGACGAGAACTGTGTCCCGGGTCACGACGACGTGATGTTCGTCTGCACGCCGTCTCAGCACTGGAGCAAACGCTCGGCTCTGGATGATAACACG aCGTTATGGGGCAGCTGGTCTATTTTGGGTCCGGAACATCGATTCTTCTTTGCTGGGGACACTGGCTACTGCCCCTCCTTCCAGGAGATTGGACGACGCTTTGGACCATTCGACCTCGCTGCCATCCCCATCGGAGCCTACATGCCCAG GGACGTGATGAAGGGGCAGCACATAGATCCAGAGGAGGCTGTTCAGATTCACCAGGACCTGCAGGCAAAACACTCTGTGGCCATTCACTGGGGAACTTTTACACTCACCTATGAG TACTACTTGGAGCCGCCGGTTCGTCTCAGAGCGGCACTGGAGCAGAAAGGACTGCATCCGAAATCCTTCTTCACGTTGCATCATGGGGAGTCTCGGCTTATTACGGCACGTGGAGGAGAAGTCTTTGAGTGA
- the napepld gene encoding N-acyl-phosphatidylethanolamine-hydrolyzing phospholipase D isoform X2: METLLCGSLRVLQSSRCRKYSERLRRVRLLPSGCLQVLFISSNRRVGASCAGLPMEKPSSSSKAALEERTDPVEEREVLRGAEGGDVGPPTPRKSSSSRSSRKSFRLDYRLEEDVTKSCQDKHGRWTNPWSTWRFPSCPLMLRFLLWDKDHSKVPTNKEALDSELPVMEPYFVQNPDLSDSGPGLRVTWLGHATVLVEMDGLNILTDPIFSQRASPIQLVGPKRYRGPPCTVEQLPRIDAVVISHSHYDHLDVGSVASLNARFGGELRWYERSVSGLISHSLQFISYVSDTPVCCRFVPLGLMDWMMKMGCENVIELDWWDENCVPGHDDVMFVCTPSQHWSKRSALDDNTTLWGSWSILGPEHRFFFAGDTGYCPSFQEIGRRFGPFDLAAIPIGAYMPRDVMKGQHIDPEEAVQIHQDLQAKHSVAIHWGTFTLTYEYYLEPPVRLRAALEQKGLHPKSFFTLHHGESRLITARGGEVFE; this comes from the exons ATGGAAACGCTGCTGTGCGGCTCGCTGCGTGTGTTACAATCGAGTAGGTGTCGTAAATACTCCGAGAGACTGAGGAGAGTCCGTCTGCTTCCGTCCGGCTGCCTGCAGGTGTTGTTCATCAGCAGCAACAG GCGTGTTGGTGCTAGCTGTGCTGGTTTGCCCATGGAGAAGCCATCATCTTCATCCAAAGCAGCGCTGGAGGAGAGAACCGACCCAGTGGAG GAGAGGGAAGTGCTGAGAGGTGCTGAGGGTGGAGATGTGGGTCCTCCGACCCCGAGGAAGAGCAGCTCCTCCCGATCCTCCCGCAAGAGCTTCCGCCTCGACTATCGGCTGGAG GAGGATGTGACAAAGTCCTGTCAAGACAAACATGGCCGCTGGACGAACCCCTGGTCCACATGGCGCTTCCCTTCCTGCCCGTTGATGCTCAGGTTCTTGTTGTGGGATAAAGATCACAGCAAAGTACCAACTAATAAAGAG gcTCTGGACAGTGAGCTCCCAGTGATGGAGCCGTACTTTGTCCAGAACCCAGACCTCTCCGACTCCGGTCCAGGTCTGAGAGTCACCTGGCTGGGTCACGCCACGGTCCTGGTCGAAATGGACGGACTGAACATCCTGACCGACCCCATCTTCAGCCAGAGGGCCTCGCCTATCCAGTTGGTGGGGCCCAAAAGGTACCGAGGGCCTCCCTGCACTGTGGAACAG CTGCCCAGGATCGATGCTGTTGTCATCAGCCACTCTCATTACGACCACCTGGATGTTGGATCTGTGGCCAGCCTCAACGCACGCTTCGGGGGGGAGCTACGCTGGTACGAGCGATCCGTCAGTGGGCTCATTTCTCACTCTCTTCAATTCATTTCTTATGTGTCTGACACTCCCGTGTGTTGCAGGTTCGTGCCCCTGGGTCTCATGGACTGGATGATGAAAATGGGCTGTGAGAACGTGATCGAGCTGGACTGGTGGGACGAGAACTGTGTCCCGGGTCACGACGACGTGATGTTCGTCTGCACGCCGTCTCAGCACTGGAGCAAACGCTCGGCTCTGGATGATAACACG aCGTTATGGGGCAGCTGGTCTATTTTGGGTCCGGAACATCGATTCTTCTTTGCTGGGGACACTGGCTACTGCCCCTCCTTCCAGGAGATTGGACGACGCTTTGGACCATTCGACCTCGCTGCCATCCCCATCGGAGCCTACATGCCCAG GGACGTGATGAAGGGGCAGCACATAGATCCAGAGGAGGCTGTTCAGATTCACCAGGACCTGCAGGCAAAACACTCTGTGGCCATTCACTGGGGAACTTTTACACTCACCTATGAG TACTACTTGGAGCCGCCGGTTCGTCTCAGAGCGGCACTGGAGCAGAAAGGACTGCATCCGAAATCCTTCTTCACGTTGCATCATGGGGAGTCTCGGCTTATTACGGCACGTGGAGGAGAAGTCTTTGAGTGA